A genomic window from Silene latifolia isolate original U9 population chromosome 11, ASM4854445v1, whole genome shotgun sequence includes:
- the LOC141611716 gene encoding uncharacterized protein LOC141611716 translates to MASIALRHKSHHLNLKSHHTLFNFSRLYSSASSNNDNGDNQPPKPSPFSSYFSQINPKSGQQQQSSSSSQFDEIRKNLSEFRIRSSPNNLRPTPTPSFSKGNSISFDRIRESLQKLRDKKPDDRRNNAVNQPFSSDNFTQNTNTNTNTNTSRVIGGGSFNNLPSGSFGKEIKEKQGVKKSDENDPARFNLIKVYTHAELGKALKELRPDVSTLSKNKKKEGEEGLFTLSELQQRLAKLKEIEEEEERKKSDKGPGGVQMGELRKSLVTMRLYSSDEKKSAQKSDILSPGFMISTPGVPQEQLIEKYFHPDNMSAAEKLKLELKKVRDEFKMSETDCGSARVQIAQLTTEIHHLSSVLHKKDKHSLRGLHGKVQKRKKLLKYLRRTDWDSYCFVLTKLGLRDNPVYKTDYNKN, encoded by the exons ATGGCGTCCATAGCTCTACGCCACAAATCTCACCATCTAAATCTCAAATCTCATCATACTCTCTTCAATTTCTCTCGCCTCTACTCTTCTGCTTCCTCCAACAACGATAATGGCGACAATCAGCCTCCTAAACCCTCCCCTTTTTCATCTTACTTTTCCCAAATCAATCCCAAATCCGGCCAACAACAACAATCCTCAAGCTCTTCACAGTTTGATGAAATCCGAAAGAATTTATCCGAGTTTCGCATTCGCTCATCGCCAAATAATCTTAGGCCTACCCCTACCCCTAGCTTTTCCAAGGGTAATAGTATATCGTTCGATAGAATTAGAGAGAGTTTGCAGAAACTAAGGGACAAGAAACCCGATGATAGGCGTAATAATGCCGTGAATCAGCCATTCTCGTCGGATAATTTTACCCAGAATACTAATAcgaatactaatactaatacgaGTAGGGTGATTGGTGGCGGATCATTTAATAATTTGCCAAGCGGGTCATTTGGGAAagagattaaggaaaaacaaggGGTGAAGAAATCGGATGAGAATGATCCGGCGAGATTCAATTTGATTAAGGTGTATACTCATGCTGAATTAGGTAAGGCTTTGAAGGAATTGAGGCCGGATGTGTCGACCTTGTcgaagaataagaagaaggaaGGTGAGGAGGGTTTGTTTACGCTGTCGGAGTTGCAGCAGAGGTTGGCCAAGCTTAAGGAGATTGAAGAGgaggaagaaaggaagaaatctGATAAAGGGCCGGGCGGTGTCCAAATGGGGGAATTGAGAAAGAGTCTTGTAACTATGCGGCTTTATAGTAGTGATGAGAAGAAGTCAG CCCAGAAATCGGATATACTGAGTCCAGGTTTTATGATATCTACTCCTGGGGTTCCTCAGGAACAGTTAATTGAAAAG TACTTTCATCCAGATAACATGTCTGCTGCTGAGAAATTGAAGCTTGAGCTGAAAAAAGTGCGAGATGAGTTCAAAATGTCTGAGACAGATTGTGGATCAGCGCGCGTTCAAA TTGCGCAACTGACAACGGAGATTCATCACCTCTCTTCCGTGCTGCACAAGAAG GATAAACATTCACTTCGGGGACTCCACGGAAAGGTGCAAAAAAGAAAGAAGCTGCTGAAATATCTCAGGAGAACTGATTGGGATTCCTATTGCTTTGTTCTTACTAAACTTGGTCTACGTGACAATCCTGTTTACAAAACTGATTACAACAAGAATTAG